GCCGGGCTGCGCCGGGCCCTGCGCTCGGACGCGAGCGCGGTCGTGCACGACTGCGGCCAGCGCGGCTGGGTCCGCCGCTGGCTCGTCCGGGACGCGCGGCGGCGCGGCAGCTCGGTCCATCTGCTGGTGCTGGCCGTGGACCCGGCCACCGCCCTCGCCGGTCAGGCGGCGCGCGGCCGCACCGTCTCCGCCTACGCCTTCGGGCGGCACCGCCGGGCGATGGCACGGCTGGTCGCGGACACCGCGGCCGGGCGGCTGCCGGACGGATGCGTGTCCGCGGCGCTGCTCGACCGCGCCGCCGCCCGGGCGCTGGAGGGCATCGTCTTCGACGGCTGACGGCTGACGGCTGACGGCTGACGGCTGACGGCCCGCCGGGCCGGCCGGGCCCCTGCCTCTAGACGCCGGGAACCGGCAGCGGCAGCGCGCCCGTCGCGAGCTTCGGCACCGCAGTGAGAAGGGCCTGCAGGTCCTTGACGACCTCCGCGATGCCTGCCGTCACCTTCGGCAGGTCGACGGCCACCACGGCCGCGAGCAGCTCGGTGAGGTCCTTGGTCAGCTTCGCCAGGGCGTCCCGGACGTCCTTGACGGCGTCCGCCGGCAGACCGCCGGGCGTGCCCGCTCTGGACTTCACGGACTTCAGCAGCTTGTCGGCCGCCGCTTGATACCGCTGGCGCAGATCCGCGAGCACGGCCTTGTTCGGGGTCTTCGCCTGTGCCTCGGTTGCGATCTTCGCGGCCAGGGCGAGCAGCTCACCCAGATTGGCCACGGTCTCCAGCTGCTGTGCCGTGGCCGCCTTCGGGTCCGGGGCCGCGGCTGTGGGGGCCGGTTCCGGTGCGGCGGCGAGGGCGGGACCGGCGACACCCACGACGAGGGAGCCGCAGGCGACGGCGGCTATGGCGGTGGAGACGAGCTTGTTGACGCGCATGCGGGGTGTGTCCCTTCAGTTCGGTGAGGCTGCCGGGAAGCTGTCCGCTCACCGTGTGCCGGGCCGGTGGCCCTGCGCAACTCATCGGCTACCGTGCGTGGCGGCTGTTACGCGCCGTTCCACCCCTTTGACCTGCGTCTTCGTCGGCCGCTCGGGAGCCGCCGCCCCGAGAGAGCACTGCCCGCCGAAAGGGTGCGCGTGCGCCCCGACCGCCGGGGGCTCGTGCCCTATATCGGTACGGACGTCGCCACCCGCGCCGAACGCCCGGATCGGCACCGAATTCGGCGGCCGACGAGAGCGGCGGGGCCCGGAGCCGCTAGGGTTCGGATGCGGCTTTGTCGATACGGTGGTTGGACGGCGTTGGGCGAGTTGGACGAGATGAGCATCCCCGAGCAGTACGGCTGGACCCCCGCTCAGGGCGGTGTCCTTAAGGGCGGCCCCCAGGGCGGCCCCGGTGCTCCGGGCGCCCCCGGCCTCCCTCAGGGGTGGCCCGCCAACGAACTCGAGACGGTGCTCGCCGGCTCCCTCGGCGACCCCGGCGCCGGTCCGGCGATCGTCGAGGCCCTCGGCCGCAGTCACCTGTGGATACCGCTGCCGAACGGCGGCGGCCCCGACAGCCCCGACCTCGATCTCCCCACCCTCGAACTCGACGGCGCTGCGTTCGTCCCCGTCTTCAGCTCCGAGGCGCAGTTCCGGAGCGTCGCCGGCGATCTGATGTCCTTCGCCGTCGCGCCCGCCGTGGAATTCGCCCGCGGGCTGCCCCCGCAGGTGGGCATCGTGGTCAACCCCGAGGGCGCGGTCGGCGTTCCGCTGCCGCCGGCCGCCGTGGCCGCGCTCTGCCGGGCCGGGCGCAGCGCGCTGGACGGTGACGCGACCGGCGGCCGGGTCAGGCTCTTCGAGCCCGACTGGCAGGACGAGCCCACCGCCTTCCTCGCCGCCGCCGGGCTGGAATTCGCGGCCGCCGCCGTCGTGAGGACCGCGCGCCGCACCCTGGCGAGCGTCGAGGGCGGCGCCCCGGCGCTGTTCGTCGGCGTCGAGCTGGACCTGCCCGACCCCGGGAGCCGCACCGCCGCCCTGGACGCCCTCGGCCGGGCCCTCGGCACCGTGCCGGTGCCCTGGCCCGTGCAGCTGGTCTTCCTCGACGTCGCGCAGGACCCCGTCGGTGACTGGCTGCGGGAGAGAGTCCGCCCGTTCTACGACCGTGACCTGTGACTCCTCCCGTGCCCGCCGTCGCGGGCTCGTAAGCTGGTTGGATGACGACAGGGGGCGCGCAGTCACGTCCCCCTGCGGTGGAGAGACGGCCGAGAGAAGAGGCGGACCCAGGTGAGCGCGGGCGCGGAGAGCGGCGTGGAGCAGATGCTGCGCCAAGTGGCGCCCGGCAGGTATGACGCCTATGAGGCGCTGCTGCACGCCCTCGCCGAGGGGCAGATCTGGATGCTGCTGTGGCACGGGCAGGCCGGATCGCCCGACGCCCAGTACGGGAACATGGAGGTCGACGGGCTCGGTTACGCGCCCTGTGTGACCTCCGCGCAGGAGCTCGCCGCCAGCGGCTGGAACCGCGCCCACGAGGTCGTTGCCGGGCGGTCCATCGCCGCCTCCCTCTTCCCCGACCGCTGGGGACTGTGGCTCAACCCGCACGCGCCCGGCGGCGGTGTCGGCATCCCGTGGCTCGACCTGCGGCGGATCTCCGGCGGCCTCGACCGGCTGCCCGCCGGACCGCTGCGGCTGAGCGAACCGGCCATAGACATTCCGCAGTTCTACGCCCTGCTCGGGCAGAACGCCCACCGCACGCCCGCCGTCCGGGCGCTGCGCCGGGCCTGGGTGCAGCCCGCACTGGGCACCCCATACCTGGCGATCGGCCTCGATCTGTACGACACCTCGCAAGCCGCCGTGGAATCCGTGCGCTTGATGATGCAGCAGTCGATCGGTGTGGTGCCCGAGGGGCTGCCGGTGTCCACGGTGGCGATGTCGGACGAGTACGACCCGGTCGCGATGTGGATGCGGGCCAACGCGCGGCCCTTCTTCGACCGCGACGCCTACGGCGGCGCCGCGCCCGCCCCTTCGGCCGGCTACGGCTATCCGCCGCAACAGGGCTGGCAGGCCGGGGCCTACTGATCCCGGCCCGGTCCAGGGGCCCCGGCTGTCCCGACTGACCCTCGCGTGACCTCGGCCGGGCCCGCCGGTTTCGCGCCCTTCCCGCCTGAACGCCCCGCTCAGGCCGTGTTTTTCCGTGTGGCCCCGCCCTGCCGACGGCAACTGGCCAAACGTTTCAGCGGGTTGCCGCATCCGCTGATGAATCAAGGATGTCCGTATAACGGAACCCTCCTCTACACATCACGGTTGCGCATCCATTGCCGGTCAGGTCTGGCGGGTGATCGTGAACGCGTTGAAGACTCCCGCAACAAGGGCCGTCGGCTCTCGCTCTCCGGGCCATCGGCCCTGCGTACGACCTGCTCCGCGTGAACTTCCCGCACCATCGCACCATCCATGCACCATCTGCACCAAGCGATGCACCAGTGATGCACCAGTGATGTGATCCAGCCGCCTTTCGGGCGGCGGGCGTTGGGCCGGTTGCGCCGGCCGAGAGGGGTCCACCAGACGATGACGGCACCATTGCACGACACGAGCGCGGCGGAGACCGCAGCCGTCGATGTCGCCGCCGGCGTCCCGGCGAAGGCGATCGAGGGGCGTTCTCCCTGGCGCATCGCCTGGATCCGGCTGAAGCGCGACAAGGTGGCCCTGTCCGGCGGCATCGTGGTGCTGCTGCTCATACTGGTCGCGATCTTCGCCCCGCTCATCGTGAGCGCGTTCGGGCATCCGCCGAACGAATTCCACGAGGAGCAGATCGACCCGCTGTTCAGCACCCCCAAGGGGGACTGGGGCGGTATCAGCGGCGACTTCCTCTTCGGCGTCGAGCCCGGCAACGGCCGTGATGTCTTCAGCCGGGTCGTCTACGGGGCCC
The window above is part of the Streptomyces syringium genome. Proteins encoded here:
- a CDS encoding enhanced serine sensitivity protein SseB C-terminal domain-containing protein, whose translation is MSIPEQYGWTPAQGGVLKGGPQGGPGAPGAPGLPQGWPANELETVLAGSLGDPGAGPAIVEALGRSHLWIPLPNGGGPDSPDLDLPTLELDGAAFVPVFSSEAQFRSVAGDLMSFAVAPAVEFARGLPPQVGIVVNPEGAVGVPLPPAAVAALCRAGRSALDGDATGGRVRLFEPDWQDEPTAFLAAAGLEFAAAAVVRTARRTLASVEGGAPALFVGVELDLPDPGSRTAALDALGRALGTVPVPWPVQLVFLDVAQDPVGDWLRERVRPFYDRDL
- a CDS encoding enhanced serine sensitivity protein SseB C-terminal domain-containing protein, whose amino-acid sequence is MLRQVAPGRYDAYEALLHALAEGQIWMLLWHGQAGSPDAQYGNMEVDGLGYAPCVTSAQELAASGWNRAHEVVAGRSIAASLFPDRWGLWLNPHAPGGGVGIPWLDLRRISGGLDRLPAGPLRLSEPAIDIPQFYALLGQNAHRTPAVRALRRAWVQPALGTPYLAIGLDLYDTSQAAVESVRLMMQQSIGVVPEGLPVSTVAMSDEYDPVAMWMRANARPFFDRDAYGGAAPAPSAGYGYPPQQGWQAGAY